From the genome of Acidobacteriota bacterium:
TTATGACGTCAGCACAGACATAAGGGTTCAAAACGGGAAACTCCTCGATTTTGTAAATGGGGGCGGAACGCTCATTCTGCAATACAACTCGAGCACGGGGGCCTTCAATGCAGGCCGTTACACGCCGTATCCTGCCACTGATAGTAATCGACGCATCACCGTGGAGGAAGCGCCGGTGGAAATTCTGGAACCGCAGAATCCCATTCTGAACTATCCCAACAAGATCTCAATGCATGACTTCGACGGATGGGTACAGGAGCGAGGGCTCTACTTTATGAGCGATTGGGACTCGCATTTCCACCCATTGCTCGAGAGCCACGATCCCGGCGAGCAGCCACTCAAGGGTGGGTTGCTCGTTGCCCAGTATGGGAAGGGCACATATATCTACAGCGGCTATGCATTCTTTCGCCAACTACCTGCGGGCGTACCCGGGGCTGTTCGCCTATTCGTGAATCTGCTGAGCGCTGGGAGCGCAAGCCATTGATTCACCACGAAGGCACGGGGTCAGGGAGAACGCAGGGCTAATGAAACCACGAAGGTATGCGAAGGCTAAAAAACCGAAGGTTTGTAGCCGATGCCTGGTTTATCCATTAGATCTTCCTTCGTGCTCCTTCCTGACCTTCGTGGGTGGCTTTGGGAATTTCACCACGTGCCGCGTGTCTCCGTCGTGAAAACGGAACTTCGCTCGGAGCAACGACTGATTCGCGGGATCGGTCTGCGCGAAGGAATCTCGCTCAACGTGATTGAGATGATCGGCATTGGGCCGTTCATTACCATTCCTCTGATCGTCCACGCTGCTGGTGGACCGCAGGCGATGCTGGGATGGATTTTTGGCGCTGTGCTTGCGATGTGCGATGGCATGGTCTGGGCCGAACTCGGAGCGGCGCTACCCCGAGCCGGAGGATCGTATGAGTATCTGAAGGAGATCTACGGACCACGCAGCGTGGGTAGATGGTTATCGTTCTTATACGTATGGCAATTGATGATGAGCGCGCCACTCTCCGCGGCGTCGGGCTGCGTGGGAGTTGCACAGTACGCCGGCTTCATATTTCCATCGCTGCAAAGGGTGATTGCGGCTCACAGTGTCAATCTGGGATTCGGTGGATCACGCTTTTCCAGTGTGGGCATTACGATAACGAATGGCACACTCGTTGCCGTGCTGGCTTGCGTGTTGGCAATTACGTTAGCGTATCGTCGCGTTGATGTAGTTGGAAGAATCTCGACCTGGCTCCTTGCCGGTGTTTTCGGAGCGATTGCCTGGATCATCTGGGCAGGCATTGCGCACTTCAACTCGGCGCGCGCATTCGATTTTCCGCCGGGAGCGTTTCACCTGAACCATGCATTCTTTCTTGGCATGGGTTCGGCGATGTTGATTGCGACCTACGATTACTGGGGCTACTACAACATCTGCTATCTCGGGGCGGAAGTGCGCGATCCCGGACGAACGATTCCGCGTGCAATTCTCTATGCGATTCAGATCGTCGCGGCCATTTACATCATAATGAACGTCAGCATTCTCGGAGTGGTGCCCTGGCGTGAGCTGGACCAGGCAGCTGTTAGTGAATCGCGATTTTATGTGGTTTCCACCATGATGCAACGGCTCTATGGCACCCATGCTGGACAGATCGTCGCCGTGCTGATCATCTGGACTGCCTTTGCATCCATTTTTTCTGTGCTGCTTGGCGTATCGCGAATTCCATATGCCGCCGCGCTGGATGGGAACTTCTTTCAGGTATTCGGCAAGTTGAACCCACGTGGAAATTTCCCTTCCGCTGCGCTCCTGTGCATGGGAGCTCTCACGTGTGTGTTGTGCATGTTTCGATTGGCTGATCTGGTCGCCGCGCTGGTGGTAATCCGCATCATGATGCAGTTCATCCTGCAGGCGTTAGGAGTGATGATCTTCCGCGGACGGGATCCGTCGCATGAACGTCCGTTTCGCATGTGGCTCTATCCGCTGCCCGCGCTCCTTGCTCTGGCAGGATTCGTTTACATCCTTCTGATGCGAGAAAATTTCGAACGACAAGTAATACTTGCGGTAATCCTGATCATTCTCGGAACGCTGGCGTATCTAATGCGCGCTCGCACTCGCCGAGAGTGGCCGCTACTGCCCAACAGCTCTGCCCGTTAGTCCCAGATGATATCCTTTTCGGTTTCCACTTTCGTCCAGGAGAGCTACTGTGAAGAACATTAGAGCGATTGCGATTTTTATTATCGTGTGTTCCGTATCCTCAGTTGCTGCCTTCGCGCAAGCCAATGCCGCGGCGAAGCCGGCTGAGCCTCCAACGATTGCCTCCGTTCTGGACCGTCAGCTAAGCGGCATCGAACGCAACATAATGGGAGCGGCGGAAGCTGTGCCCGCCGACAAGTACGATTTCTCCCCGGCGACGGCGAACATTCCCGGAGACTTCAAGACTCCGACTCCGGTACGCACGTTCGGCGAGCAGTTGAAGCACATTGGTGATGACCTGGAGGCGTTGGGGTCGGGGATCTTAGGCGAAAAGCGGGCTTCCACAGCAGATGAGAACGGCCCGAAGAACGTTAAGACCAAAGACGACGTTATCAACTATCTGAAGGCTGCCTTTGCCAAAGGCCACAGCGGGATCAAGACCATCAATCAGCAAAATGTGGTTGAAGAGATTCAAAGCCCATTCGGAAACAACAAAGTGACTCGCCTGGCCCTCGCTGTGAGCATGGTTGGACACAGCAACAATCACTATGGCCAGCTCATCGAGTATCTCCGCATGAATGGCATGGTTCCTCCCGAGAGCCAGCCGCGTAAGTAGCCGAAATCCGCTTGGGAGGGCGCGACCGTCCTCCCAAAGCTGCCCGAGTACATCTTTAGCTAACGCCGCCAGCGCGTGCACGTCTTAATTTCGGGAACGCTCGGCATCTTTCCGCCGTATTCAGGTATGACGCGCTCCAATTCCGGTGCCGGAATTCGGTAGGTGCATAGCATCTCGCTGAGGGAAACTGATGTTGGAATTGAGCAGAAAAGCGGCCGGAGTTTCCCAATCCGAGATCCGCATCATGTCAGTGGAATGCGAGAAGGCGCGCGGCATCAATCTCGCCCAGGGAATCTGCGACACCGAGGTTCCCGAACCGGTTCAGCGCGCCGCGGTCGATGCCATTCATTCACGGCAAAACTCATACACGCGGCTGGATGGAGTTGCTAATCTCCGCCGCGCGATCGCGCGCAAGATGCGCGAGTACAACCATGTTGAAGCTGACCCGGAACGGGAAGTCGTAGTAACGGCGGGCTCGACTGGCGCCTTTTATTCGGCTTGCATGGCGTTGCTGAATCCTGGAGAGGAAGTGATCGTCTTCGAGCCGTACTACGGTTATCACGTGAATACGCTGCGCGCTCTGGATTGCACGCCGGTATACGTGACTATGCATCCTCCAGAATGGATCTTCAGCCACGAACAACTTCGGAACGCCGTTACGCCGAAAACGCGCGCAATTATCCTGAACTCACCGGCCAATCCGTCGGGGAAAGTCTTCACGCGCGAGGAACTCGAGTTTATTGCTGAGATCGCGGTACAAAACGATTTGTTCGTCATCACAGACGAGATCTACGAATATTTTCTTTATGACCAGAACCAGCATGTCAGTCCGGCTTCATTGCCTGGAATGGCAGAGCGGTCGATAACCATTTCGGGATTCTCGAAAACCTACAGCATAACGGGATGGCGTATCGGATATGCCGTTTGCGATGCACGCTGGGCTCAGTCCATCGGCTACTTCCACGATCTCGCGTACATTTGTGCTCCTTCGCCGCTCCAGCACGGAGTGGCCGCTGGCCTGGATGAACTCAAGCCAGAGTTTTACAAGGAATTAGCGAAGGAGTACCGTGCCAAGCGGGATCTGCTCTGTACCAGTCTGGAACAGATTGGTCTTGCTCCCTCCTGGCCGCAAGGCTCCTACTATGTGCTCGCGGACGCGTCAGCGCTTCCGGGAAGCAACAGCAAAGAAAAGGCCATGTACCTGCTGGCAAATGCGGGCGTTGCCAGCGTTCCTGGAGAAGCGTTTTTCAGCGGAGGAGGAAGAAATCTGCTGCGGTTCTGCTTTGCCAAGACCGATTCCGATCTACAGGAAGCGTGCCGAAGGCTAAGTCGATTGCCGGTGCCGATCGTTTCCAGATAGTACAGTTTCTATTTCTTAGTGGAGTGCTTTCACAAGTTCTTCCAAGTTGCGAGCGATTGCCTCCTCGCTTGTTCCATCCTGGAACTCCGCAGGGCTCCCGACAATCACTTTAATTTCCCCTCTGCGCGCGAAGCTACGATCTTCTTGCTTCAACGGGAATAAGCCGTCGATTCGCATAGGAACAATTGGGATCCTCAGCGTCTGCCCGAGAATTCCAATACCCACACGGAATTGCGACATTTCTCCATCGTTTGTGCGCCGGCCCTCGGGGAAGATCAGGACGCTGTATCCACGGTCCACCGACTCGCCGGCGAAGGCGAAGCTCTCACGGAAGCCGGATCGTTGTGGGAGCGGGAAAACATCAAACAGCGCTGTGACCAGCCAATACGAAATCACCTCTATGGCATGCTGAAAGACATTCATGTTACCCGGTGGTTTGCGCATTGCAGTCAGCATTTCGCCTTGCATTGCAATGGCGAGACGATTTCGGTAGCGAGCGGGCATGGCGAACATCAGCAGTCCTGGGTCGATGTACGTAACGTGGTTGCTGATGAAGAGCAGAGGACCTTTGGCGTTTCGCAATCGCTCGCTGCCGATGACCGTTGGTTTTGCCATCAATAAGGTTGCAGGCCAGGTGAACAGGTAATAGATCGCAATGCGAATCCATCGCACCAGCTCAAGCTGTGCCCAGCGAGGAAAATAGTGATGAGATTCTGGAGGCCCAGCACTTGCCTGGTGCAGAATGCGTTCGATATCTGCGACTGTAGCCGCTTCGGCAAACTGGCTCTCATCAAGCTCCACCTGATAACGCTGCTCAAGAACCGTGAGCAGGTCCACGCGGTCAACGGAACTGAGGTTTAGATCATCATCAAGTTTTGTGTTGTCACCGACAACTTTCCGCCCCAAGCCGGCGATGGCGGCCTCTAAAGCTGTTCTGGGAACCTTGCCATTCGCGGAACTCGTCAGTTCGGCTCGGGCATAAGCCGCGATTAGATCTTGCCGCGGCTTTTGCGTAGAGGTACGCGGAAAATCTGAGTCAGGCCACACAACCCAGCTGCGAATTTGCTGGTGAGCTCCCATTTTGGAGTTGGCTTCGGTCACCGCTTGCGATGCCTCGTCTGCCCCATCGTTGACGACCAATACTGCACACGGTTCAGCGTTTCCCCCGCGATCCACACCGATGACCATGCAATCGTGGATCGCCGGCTGTGCGCGAAGCGCAGCTTCGAGGTCCTCGGGATAGACATTCATCCCCTCAGCGGTGATGATTACGTTCTTCTTACGCCCTTTGAAATAAAGATTGCCGGTCTCGTCCAAGGCACCCAGGTCGCCTGTGCGAAACCAGTCGCCCTCGTGCGCGGCAACAGGCTTGCCATTCACCCAATAGGTCTTCGCGATACTGTCGCCACGGACAAGGATCTCGCCAGATTCGTCGAGTTTGATCTCGCGTCCGGGCAAGGCTTTGCCTATCGATCC
Proteins encoded in this window:
- a CDS encoding amino acid permease; translation: MPGLSIRSSFVLLPDLRGWLWEFHHVPRVSVVKTELRSEQRLIRGIGLREGISLNVIEMIGIGPFITIPLIVHAAGGPQAMLGWIFGAVLAMCDGMVWAELGAALPRAGGSYEYLKEIYGPRSVGRWLSFLYVWQLMMSAPLSAASGCVGVAQYAGFIFPSLQRVIAAHSVNLGFGGSRFSSVGITITNGTLVAVLACVLAITLAYRRVDVVGRISTWLLAGVFGAIAWIIWAGIAHFNSARAFDFPPGAFHLNHAFFLGMGSAMLIATYDYWGYYNICYLGAEVRDPGRTIPRAILYAIQIVAAIYIIMNVSILGVVPWRELDQAAVSESRFYVVSTMMQRLYGTHAGQIVAVLIIWTAFASIFSVLLGVSRIPYAAALDGNFFQVFGKLNPRGNFPSAALLCMGALTCVLCMFRLADLVAALVVIRIMMQFILQALGVMIFRGRDPSHERPFRMWLYPLPALLALAGFVYILLMRENFERQVILAVILIILGTLAYLMRARTRREWPLLPNSSAR
- a CDS encoding aminotransferase, with translation MLELSRKAAGVSQSEIRIMSVECEKARGINLAQGICDTEVPEPVQRAAVDAIHSRQNSYTRLDGVANLRRAIARKMREYNHVEADPEREVVVTAGSTGAFYSACMALLNPGEEVIVFEPYYGYHVNTLRALDCTPVYVTMHPPEWIFSHEQLRNAVTPKTRAIILNSPANPSGKVFTREELEFIAEIAVQNDLFVITDEIYEYFLYDQNQHVSPASLPGMAERSITISGFSKTYSITGWRIGYAVCDARWAQSIGYFHDLAYICAPSPLQHGVAAGLDELKPEFYKELAKEYRAKRDLLCTSLEQIGLAPSWPQGSYYVLADASALPGSNSKEKAMYLLANAGVASVPGEAFFSGGGRNLLRFCFAKTDSDLQEACRRLSRLPVPIVSR
- a CDS encoding AMP-binding protein — translated: MPRTSVTEYLSYFSRYQRDHACVFPRGYRTIRWSYGELLASAQRFATLLEDRGVGKGDRIMLWGANCGEWLAAFWGALLQGAVVVPMDRTAAPEFAARVYEQVGAKMLASSRGLALAKEDFSLHFEDFSSLPSSRWLTPAASSNDDAVQIVFTSGTTGEPKGVVITHANILANLEPIEREIQKYLRYERIFHPLRFLNLLPLSHVFGQFMGIFVPPLIGATVLFLESIKPSEVVSVTHDERVSVLITVPRLLGSMREMLEIQQRARIGEPALRAQMEKAGAEHFAWRWWRFRRLHSRFGWKFWAIISGGATLDQDDEEFWRRLGFAVIQGYGLTETTSLVSLNHPFKLGRGSIGKALPGREIKLDESGEILVRGDSIAKTYWVNGKPVAAHEGDWFRTGDLGALDETGNLYFKGRKKNVIITAEGMNVYPEDLEAALRAQPAIHDCMVIGVDRGGNAEPCAVLVVNDGADEASQAVTEANSKMGAHQQIRSWVVWPDSDFPRTSTQKPRQDLIAAYARAELTSSANGKVPRTALEAAIAGLGRKVVGDNTKLDDDLNLSSVDRVDLLTVLEQRYQVELDESQFAEAATVADIERILHQASAGPPESHHYFPRWAQLELVRWIRIAIYYLFTWPATLLMAKPTVIGSERLRNAKGPLLFISNHVTYIDPGLLMFAMPARYRNRLAIAMQGEMLTAMRKPPGNMNVFQHAIEVISYWLVTALFDVFPLPQRSGFRESFAFAGESVDRGYSVLIFPEGRRTNDGEMSQFRVGIGILGQTLRIPIVPMRIDGLFPLKQEDRSFARRGEIKVIVGSPAEFQDGTSEEAIARNLEELVKALH